A genomic segment from Gossypium hirsutum isolate 1008001.06 chromosome D04, Gossypium_hirsutum_v2.1, whole genome shotgun sequence encodes:
- the LOC107898881 gene encoding helicase-like transcription factor CHR28 isoform X3: MAAMNPIDISSSDSELETEDVGDRKASSSRILPQWAATNGTDFEKLTSQQALKRTLPPSLQLSGQSSKSGNLVEIMSNSQIHDAYGNSNHLAGPSSSNSQSYMRDHYNWGNTDGAMYGNISRVLPPSFMQGKSVNFSQFSGPENPVYRAGVSEERAPINDERMVYQAALEDLNQPKIEAELPDGLLSVSLFRHQKIALHWMLQRETRTRLCSGGILADDQGLGKTISMIALIQVQKSLESKSKPEDPKKREFVALNLDDDDDDDDDNGTGGSDKVSQNKESDDTKSISKVSTSTSAFSRQRLPAGTLVVCPASVLRQWARELDDKVSEKSKLSVLIYHGGSRTKDPSELAKYDVVLTTYSLVTNEVPKQAIVDDDEIDEKIGEKYGLSSDFKRKKTANVGNKGKKGRKGIDGSLVDSSAGALARVHWLRVILDEAQTIKNHRTQVARACCGLRAKRRWCLSGTPIQNAVDDLYSYFRFLRHEPYDVYKSFCYGIKVPIARDYVKGYKKLQAVLKVVMLRRTKATLIDGEPIIKLPPKSIHMSKVEFSSEERAFYNQLEADSRSLFKEYAAAGTLNQNYANILLMLLRLRQACDHPLLVKGFNNDSIRNSDSVENSNPVGQVSVEMAKTLPREFLINLLNSLETSFAICLVCQDTPDEPVVTMCGHVFCYQCVSEHLTGDDNTCPAPECREQLGDDIVFSKATLRGCLAGDLNSSSSHPQFFGKSVILQDDYSSSKIQAVLEILQSKCLLKNSSPESPSSIGSSEAPFSSEQTFKETGHSGGRAVKHTTVYSNLPADGPMKAIIFSQWTGMLNLVEHSLRHHGINYRRLDGTMTLTARDRNVKHFNTDPEVTVMLMSLKAGNLGLNMVAACHVILLDLWWNPTTEDQAIDRAHRIGQTRPVTVTRITIKDTVEDRILSLQDEKRKMVASAFGEDQSGGSATRLTVEDLRYLFMGN, translated from the exons ATGGCTGCTATGAATCCAATAGACATTAGTTCTTCTGATAGTGAGCTTGAAACTGAAGATGTTGGAGACAGAAAAGCCTCATCTTCAAGGATCCTTCCCCAATGGGCGGCTACAAATG GTACTGATTTTGAGAAACTGACATCTCAGCAGGCTCTAAAGAGGACTCTTCCTCCGTCTCTTCAACTCTCTGGACAAAGTAGTAAATCAGGCAATTTAGTGGAGATTATGAGCAACAGTCAGATTCATGATGCTTATGGAAACTCTAACCATTTGGCTGGACCTAGTTCTTCCAATAGCCAGAGCTATATGAGAGACCATTATAACTGGGGCAATACTGATGGAGCTATGTATGGAAATATTAGTAGGGTCCTTCCTCCATCTTTTATGCAAGGAAAATCTGTTAATTTTTCTCAGTTTTCTGGGCCTGAAAATCCTGTATATCGTGCTGGAGTAAGTGAAGAAAGAGCTCCTATAAATGATGAAAGAATGGTTTATCAAGCAGCACTGGAG gacctcaaccaacCAAAAATTGAAGCTGAACTTCCCGATGGTCTTTTGTCTGTTTCTCTTTTCAGACATCAG AAGATTGCATTACATTGGATGCTTCAAAGAGAAACAAGAACTAGGTTATGTTCAGGTGGAATATTGGCTGATGATCAG GGCCTCGGTAAAACAATCTCAATGATTGCTCTTATACAAGTGCAGAAGTCTTTAGAGTCCAAATCAAAACCAGAAGATCCAAAAAAACGTGAATTTGTAGCTCTGAAtttggatgatgatgatgatgatgatgatgataatggtACTGGTGGGTCAGACAAAGTAAGCCAAAATAAAGAATCTGATGATACCAAGTCAATCTCAAAAGTGAGTACTTCAACCAGTGCATTCAGCAGACAGAGGTTACCAGCAGGGACATTGGTTGTGTGTCCGGCGAGTGTTCTTCGACAGTGGGCCAGGGAGCTGGATGACAAAGTTTCAGAGAAATCTAAACTTTCTGTCCTCATCTATCATGGGGGTAGCAGGACCAAGGATCCTTCAGAACTTGCCAAGTATGATGTCGTTCTTACAACATATTCACTTGTCACTAATGAAGTTCCTAAACAAGCTATTGTTgatgatgatgaaattgatgaaAAAATTGGGGAGAAATATGGATTGTCTTCTGACTTTAAGAGGAAGAAAACAGCTAATGTTGGTAATAAGGGGAAAAAGGGTAGGAAAGGAATTGATGGCTCCCTTGTTGATTCTAGTGCTGGTGCCCTTGCTAGAGTACATTGGTTAAGGGTGATACTAGATGAAGCTCAAACGATAAAAAATCATCGAACACAAGTTGCTAGAGCCTGCTGCGGTCTTCGAGCCAAGCGAAGGTGGTGCTTATCTGGAACACCTATACAAAATGCTGTTGATGATTTATATAGCTACTTCAGGTTCCTGAGACATGAACCATACGATGTATATAAATCATTTTGCTATGGGATAAAAGTTCCAATAGCTAGAGATTATGTAAAAGGTTACAAGAAGCTGCAAGCTGTTTTGAAGGTAGTAATGTTGCGTCGCACAAAAG CAACGTTGATTGACGGGGAGCCGATAATCAAGTTGCCGCCAAAGTCAATTCACATGTCCAAAGTAGAGTTTTCATCTGAGGAGCGGGCTTTCTATAACCAGCTAGAAGCTGATTCACGTTCTCTATTTAAG GAATATGCAGCTGCAGGCACACTGAACCAAAATTATGCAAATATTCTGTTGATGCTTTTGCGCCTACGTCAGGCTTGTGATCACCCGCTTCTTGTCAAAGGATTCAACAATGATTCCATTCGAAACTCTGACTCTGTTGAAAACTCTAACCCTGTTGGACAAGTTTCTGTAGAAATGGCCAAGACACTTCCTAGAGAATTCCTGATTAATCTACTGAACTCCTTGGAAACTTCCTTTGCCATCTGTCTTGTATGCCAA GATACACCTGATGAACCTGTTGTTACCATGTGCGGTCATGTTTTCTGCTATCAATGTGTGTCGGAACATCTGACTGGCGATGATAATACGTGCCCTGCACCTGAATGTAGAGAACAACTTGGTGATGATATAGTTTTTTCTAAAGCTACTCTTAGGGGCTGTCTTGCAGGTGATCTTAATAGTAGTTCCTCGCATCCCCAGTTCTTTGGAAAGTCAGTGATTTTACAGGACGATTACAGTTCATCAAAAATCCAGGCTGTCCTTGAGATTCTTCAGTCAAAATGCTTATTAAAGAATTCAAGTCCTGAATCACCGAGTTCTATTGGATCCAGTGAAGCTCCTTTTTCTTCTGAACAGACATTTAAAGAAACTGGTCATTCAGGAGGTAGAGCTGTAAAGCACACAACAGTTTATTCAAACTTGCCAGCTGATGGACCGATGAAAGCAATAATTTTCTCACAATGGACTGGTATGTTGAACTTGGTTGAGCATTCACTACGCCATCATGGTATAAACTATAGGAGACTTGATGGAACAATGACTTTAACTGCACGAGACCGGAATGTCAAACATTTCAATACTGACCCAGAG GTAACTGTGATGCTGATGTCATTAAAAGCGGGAAACCTTGGTTTGAATATGGTTGCTGCTTGTCATGTTATCCTTCTGGACCTCTGGTGGAATCCAACCACTGAAGACCAGGCTATTGATCGAGCACATAGAATCGGACAGACTCGTCCTGTTACTGTAACTCGGATCACCATTAAAGACACAGTGGAAGATCGAATATTATCTCTTCAG gatgaaaaaagaaaaatggttgCTTCTGCTTTCGGTGAAGATCAAAGCGGGGGCTCAGCAACTCGATTAACAGTGGAAGATCTCAGATATCTGTTTATGGGAAATTAG